From Streptomyces sp. GSL17-111, one genomic window encodes:
- a CDS encoding DUF1295 domain-containing protein, with protein sequence MNGFPWGDFALNLAFAAGSALAVMLVTFAVAVVRGMHRIVDVAWGLGFVAVALTGYVLSSGQGDDGRRLLVTVLTAVWGLRLAGHIALRGRGRGEDPRYDRMLSKAPPGTSRNAYAFRMVYLLQGGLVWLVSLPVQAALYVPSGLGPLAVLAVVVWLTGLFFEAVGDRQLARFTSDPANKGRIMDRGLWSWTRHPNYFGDFCVWWGLYLLAAPGGWAVAAATLVSPVVMSLLLTKGSGKRLLEAHMAERPGYAEYAARTSGFFPLPPRGRR encoded by the coding sequence GTGAACGGCTTCCCCTGGGGCGACTTCGCCCTCAACCTGGCCTTCGCGGCGGGCAGCGCGCTCGCCGTCATGCTCGTCACCTTCGCCGTGGCCGTCGTCCGGGGGATGCACCGCATCGTGGACGTGGCGTGGGGGCTCGGCTTCGTCGCCGTGGCCCTGACCGGATACGTCCTCTCCAGCGGGCAGGGTGACGACGGCCGTCGGCTGCTCGTCACCGTCCTCACCGCCGTGTGGGGGCTGCGGCTGGCCGGACACATCGCCCTGCGCGGCCGGGGCAGGGGCGAGGACCCGCGCTACGACCGGATGCTGTCCAAGGCCCCGCCCGGCACCAGCCGCAACGCCTACGCCTTCCGCATGGTGTACCTGCTGCAGGGCGGGCTGGTCTGGCTGGTGTCCCTGCCGGTGCAGGCGGCCCTCTACGTGCCCTCCGGGCTCGGCCCCCTGGCGGTGCTCGCGGTCGTGGTGTGGCTGACGGGCCTGTTCTTCGAGGCCGTGGGCGACCGGCAACTCGCCCGCTTCACCTCCGACCCCGCGAACAAGGGCCGCATCATGGACCGCGGTCTGTGGAGCTGGACCCGCCACCCGAACTACTTCGGGGACTTCTGCGTCTGGTGGGGCCTGTACCTGCTGGCCGCCCCCGGGGGCTGGGCGGTGGCCGCCGCGACGCTCGTCTCCCCGGTGGTGATGAGCCTGCTGCTGACCAAGGGCAGCGGCAAGCGGCTGCTGGAGGCCCACATGGCCGAGCGCCCCGGCTACGCCGAGTACGCGGCCCGCACGAGCGGCTTCTTCCCGCTGCCACCCCGTGGGAGGCGGTGA
- a CDS encoding cyclopropane-fatty-acyl-phospholipid synthase family protein — protein sequence MTTGAATRLSDLAAQFLGGPLPVRLRTWDGDEAGPTDAPVVVLTSRRALRRLLWQPGELGLAEAYITGDLDVEGDLGDGLRHVWRAVRERGLHPPRLRPGDLRASAALLGDAARTAVRLGVPGPRPASPAEQARLSGALHSKRRDRAAISHHYDLSNAFYELLLDPSMAYSCGYWTSPPDTEGYGLADAQRDKLELICRKLDLRPGMRLLDVGCGWGSLSLYAAEHRGVRVTSVTLAAEQAAFVRARAAERGLADRVDVQLCDYRDIDGGGFDAAVSIEMGEHVGDAQYPEFAAMLRRMLRPRGRVLVQQMSRGATAPGGGAFIETYIAPDMHMRPLGQTVSLLEDAGLEVRDTQSLREDYVHTVQAWHRTLEERWDDVVALVGLRTARVWRLYLVGGALAFEERRMGVDQILGVRPGPDGDSGMTGTPRAWHTDEGTTP from the coding sequence GTGACCACCGGTGCCGCCACGCGGCTCAGCGACCTCGCGGCCCAGTTCCTCGGCGGTCCGCTGCCCGTGCGGCTGCGGACCTGGGACGGCGACGAGGCCGGCCCCACCGACGCCCCCGTCGTCGTCCTCACCTCCCGGCGCGCCCTGCGCCGGCTGTTGTGGCAGCCCGGCGAACTCGGCCTGGCCGAGGCCTACATCACCGGCGACCTCGACGTCGAGGGCGACCTCGGCGACGGCCTGCGCCACGTCTGGCGGGCCGTGCGCGAACGGGGACTGCACCCGCCCCGGTTGCGCCCCGGCGACCTGCGGGCGAGCGCCGCACTCCTGGGGGACGCCGCCCGAACGGCCGTCCGCCTGGGGGTACCCGGCCCCCGGCCCGCGTCCCCGGCCGAACAGGCCCGGCTGTCCGGCGCGCTGCACAGCAAGCGGCGCGACCGCGCGGCCATCAGCCACCACTACGACCTGTCCAACGCCTTCTACGAACTGCTGCTCGACCCGTCCATGGCCTACTCGTGCGGATACTGGACCTCCCCGCCCGACACGGAGGGCTACGGTCTGGCCGACGCCCAGCGGGACAAGCTGGAGCTGATCTGCCGCAAGCTGGACCTCCGTCCCGGCATGCGGCTGCTCGACGTCGGCTGCGGCTGGGGTTCGCTCAGCCTCTACGCGGCCGAACACCGGGGTGTGCGGGTGACGTCGGTGACGCTCGCCGCCGAGCAGGCCGCCTTCGTCCGGGCCCGCGCCGCCGAACGCGGCCTGGCCGACCGGGTCGACGTCCAGCTGTGCGACTACCGGGACATCGACGGCGGCGGGTTCGACGCCGCCGTCAGCATCGAGATGGGGGAGCACGTCGGCGACGCGCAGTACCCGGAGTTCGCCGCGATGCTGCGGCGCATGCTCCGCCCCCGGGGCCGCGTCCTGGTGCAGCAGATGTCCCGGGGCGCGACCGCACCGGGCGGCGGCGCCTTCATCGAGACCTACATCGCGCCGGACATGCACATGCGCCCCCTCGGCCAGACCGTGTCCCTGCTGGAGGACGCCGGGCTGGAGGTGCGCGACACGCAGTCGCTGCGGGAGGACTACGTCCACACCGTCCAGGCGTGGCACCGCACGCTGGAGGAACGCTGGGACGACGTCGTCGCCCTGGTCGGCCTGCGCACCGCGCGGGTGTGGCGGCTCTACCTCGTCGGCGGGGCCCTCGCCTTCGAGGAGCGCCGCATGGGCGTCGACCAGATCCTCGGCGTCCGCCCCGGCCCCGACGGGGACAGCGGCATGACCGGCACGCCGCGCGCGTGGCACACCGACGAAGGGACGACGCCGTGA
- a CDS encoding cyclopropane-fatty-acyl-phospholipid synthase family protein encodes MNVSAVARATAIDPVRWPDVAEVPRVSPARVLIAERLVRRALSRLPLRVRRPDGPDVGLGGPLLELRDPRAFHRRVAAHGLIGFGESYMAGEWEAEDLVGVLTVLAAHIAELVPAPLQRLRALWAGRQPTSQRNTPDGSRENIHRHYDLSNDLFGLFLDETLSYSAALFRGFPASFDTLPAAQHRKIDQLLDLAGVGPGTRLLEIGTGWGELALRAASRGATVVSVTLSAEQRELAQRRIAAAGHADAVTVLLADYREVTGRYDAVVSVEMIEAVGAEFWPTYFRTLERLTVPGGRIAVQAITMPHDRMLATRNTYTWIQKYIFPGGFLPSTTAVREVTAAHTALRLDRCDAFGPHYAETLRLWRERFTERADEVDALGFDATFRRMWTFYLAYSEAGFRSGYLDVHHLLLTTPPAHDPQEIPS; translated from the coding sequence GTGAACGTGTCCGCAGTTGCCCGAGCCACCGCGATCGATCCCGTGCGGTGGCCTGACGTGGCGGAGGTGCCACGCGTCTCCCCGGCGCGGGTGCTGATCGCCGAGCGGCTGGTCCGCCGGGCCCTGTCCCGTCTGCCCCTGCGGGTCCGGCGGCCCGACGGCCCGGACGTCGGTCTCGGCGGCCCGCTGCTCGAACTGCGCGACCCCCGCGCGTTCCACCGGCGCGTCGCGGCCCACGGCCTCATCGGCTTCGGGGAGTCCTACATGGCCGGGGAGTGGGAGGCCGAGGACCTCGTCGGCGTCCTGACCGTCCTCGCCGCCCACATCGCCGAGCTCGTGCCCGCACCCCTCCAGCGCCTGCGCGCCCTGTGGGCCGGCCGCCAGCCGACGTCCCAGCGCAACACCCCGGACGGCTCGCGCGAGAACATCCACCGCCACTACGACCTGTCCAACGACCTCTTCGGGCTCTTCCTCGACGAGACGCTGTCCTACTCGGCGGCCCTCTTCCGGGGCTTCCCGGCCTCCTTCGACACACTCCCCGCCGCCCAGCACCGCAAGATCGACCAGCTCCTCGACCTCGCGGGCGTCGGCCCCGGCACGCGGCTGCTGGAGATCGGCACCGGCTGGGGCGAGCTGGCCCTGCGGGCCGCGTCCCGGGGGGCGACCGTCGTCAGCGTCACCCTCTCGGCCGAGCAGCGCGAGCTGGCCCAGCGGCGCATCGCGGCGGCCGGGCACGCCGACGCGGTCACCGTCCTGCTCGCCGACTACCGCGAGGTCACCGGACGGTACGACGCCGTGGTGAGCGTCGAGATGATCGAGGCGGTGGGGGCCGAGTTCTGGCCCACCTACTTCCGGACGTTGGAGAGGCTGACCGTGCCCGGCGGCCGGATCGCCGTCCAGGCCATCACCATGCCCCACGACCGCATGCTGGCCACCCGGAACACCTACACCTGGATACAGAAGTACATCTTCCCGGGCGGCTTCCTGCCCTCCACCACCGCGGTGCGGGAGGTGACCGCCGCCCACACCGCCCTGCGCCTGGACCGGTGCGACGCCTTCGGCCCGCACTACGCCGAGACGCTGCGCCTGTGGCGGGAGCGCTTCACCGAACGCGCCGACGAGGTCGACGCGCTCGGTTTCGACGCCACGTTCCGGCGCATGTGGACCTTCTACCTCGCCTACTCCGAGGCCGGGTTCCGCTCCGGCTACCTCGATGTCCACCACCTGCTGCTGACCACCCCGCCCGCGCACGACCCGCAGGAGATCCCCTCGTGA
- a CDS encoding DUF1365 domain-containing protein: protein MPALYPSEVVHVRNRPLRHTLRHRTYLWLIDVDHPPRLPRPLRPLARFDARDHFAGTASSLREGLARYLAAHDVRLGDGRAVMLAHARVLGHVFNPLTLYWCTPEDGSGPCVVAEVHNTYGERHCYLLRPGEAGRVSVAKEFYVSPFFPVDGGYRMRLPEPGERLDLTVHLERDGARPFTATVRGRRRPAGVRELLRAALRHPWSTLAVSAAIRLHGVRLYLRGLPVLPRPRHQAQEGVE, encoded by the coding sequence GTGCCCGCGCTCTACCCCAGCGAGGTGGTGCACGTCCGCAACCGGCCGCTGCGGCACACGTTGCGGCACCGCACCTACCTGTGGCTCATCGACGTCGACCACCCGCCGCGGCTGCCCCGGCCGCTGCGCCCGCTGGCCCGCTTCGACGCCCGCGACCACTTCGCCGGCACCGCGTCCTCCCTGCGGGAGGGGCTCGCCCGCTACCTGGCCGCCCACGACGTGCGCCTCGGCGACGGCCGGGCGGTGATGCTGGCCCACGCCCGCGTGCTCGGCCACGTCTTCAACCCGCTGACGCTCTACTGGTGCACCCCCGAGGACGGCTCCGGCCCCTGCGTGGTGGCCGAGGTGCACAACACCTACGGCGAGCGGCACTGCTACCTGCTGAGGCCGGGGGAGGCCGGACGGGTCAGCGTGGCCAAGGAGTTCTACGTCTCGCCGTTCTTCCCGGTCGACGGCGGCTACCGGATGCGGCTGCCCGAACCCGGCGAGCGGCTCGACCTGACCGTCCACCTCGAACGGGACGGCGCCCGCCCGTTCACCGCCACCGTGCGGGGCCGGCGCCGACCCGCCGGCGTCCGCGAGCTGCTCCGGGCGGCGCTGCGCCACCCGTGGTCGACCCTCGCCGTCTCCGCCGCCATCCGGCTGCACGGCGTCCGCCTGTACCTGCGCGGCCTGCCCGTGCTTCCCCGTCCCCGTCACCAGGCCCAGGAGGGTGTGGAGTGA
- a CDS encoding NAD(P)/FAD-dependent oxidoreductase codes for MPGERRRTAVIGSGVAGLTAGYVLSQAHEVTLYEADVRLGGHAHTHEVTDPDGTTHAVDSGFIVHNRRTYPHLLRLFDVLGVETQESEMSMSVRCEGCGLEYAGALGPRGLFADPRNALRPAYLRLLTEVPVFHRRARALLATPEGEAEPTLGQFLAHARFSRYFVTHFMTPVVSAVWSCAADTALRYPARYLFRFLDHHGMLSVTGSPTWRTVTGGSRAYVDRVAKQIPVVRTGTPVRSVRRHAEGADVVTADGGAERYDAVVVAVHPDQALRLLADPTEDERRVLGAFRYSRNATQLHTDDSLLPRRPGARASWNYLMPACDSGADAVRVSYDMNRLQRLPATRPHVVTLGGADRVDPAKVLAEMVYEHPVYTPESVAAQRELPALSGPVTAYAGAHHGWGFHEDGCRSGVEAARALGVEW; via the coding sequence ATGCCAGGCGAACGACGGCGCACCGCGGTCATCGGCAGCGGGGTCGCGGGACTCACGGCGGGATACGTGTTGAGCCAGGCGCACGAGGTCACGCTCTACGAGGCCGACGTCCGGCTCGGCGGCCACGCCCACACCCACGAGGTCACCGACCCCGACGGCACCACGCACGCCGTCGACTCCGGGTTCATCGTGCACAACCGGCGCACCTACCCCCACCTCCTGCGCCTGTTCGACGTGTTGGGCGTCGAGACGCAGGAGTCCGAGATGAGCATGTCGGTGCGGTGCGAGGGATGCGGACTGGAGTACGCCGGAGCGCTCGGCCCGCGCGGCCTGTTCGCCGACCCCCGCAACGCCCTGCGCCCCGCCTACCTGCGGCTGCTCACCGAGGTGCCCGTCTTCCACCGGCGCGCCCGCGCCCTCCTGGCCACGCCCGAGGGCGAGGCCGAACCCACACTCGGCCAGTTCCTCGCCCACGCGCGGTTCTCCCGCTACTTCGTCACCCACTTCATGACGCCGGTGGTCTCGGCGGTCTGGTCCTGCGCGGCCGACACCGCGCTGCGCTACCCCGCCCGGTACCTGTTCCGGTTCCTGGACCACCACGGGATGCTCTCGGTCACCGGTTCGCCCACCTGGCGGACGGTCACCGGCGGTTCCCGCGCCTACGTCGACCGCGTGGCCAAACAGATCCCCGTCGTCCGCACCGGCACACCGGTGCGCAGCGTGCGCCGGCACGCCGAGGGGGCGGACGTCGTCACGGCGGACGGCGGTGCGGAGCGCTACGACGCGGTCGTCGTCGCCGTCCACCCCGACCAGGCGCTGCGGCTGCTGGCCGACCCGACCGAGGACGAACGCCGGGTCCTCGGGGCGTTCCGCTACTCCCGCAACGCCACCCAGCTGCACACCGACGACTCCCTCCTGCCCCGCCGCCCCGGCGCCCGGGCCTCCTGGAACTACCTGATGCCCGCCTGCGACTCCGGCGCGGACGCCGTGCGGGTCAGCTACGACATGAACCGGCTGCAACGGCTGCCCGCCACCCGGCCGCACGTCGTCACCCTCGGCGGGGCCGACCGCGTGGACCCGGCGAAGGTGCTGGCCGAGATGGTCTACGAGCACCCCGTCTACACCCCCGAGTCCGTGGCGGCCCAGCGCGAACTGCCCGCTCTCAGCGGCCCGGTCACCGCCTACGCCGGCGCCCACCACGGCTGGGGGTTCCACGAGGACGGCTGCCGCTCCGGGGTGGAGGCCGCCCGCGCCCTGGGGGTGGAGTGGTGA
- a CDS encoding molybdopterin-dependent oxidoreductase, whose translation MRDVKTNSARRLRLSALGALSGLLAAASALGAAELVSAAVRPESAPLTVIGGSVIDATPQAVKEWAVQTLGPDNKTWLRRGVLVFVALFAMGLGVLGLRHRRIASAGVLVFGVVGVLAALSRPAAETGDVLPPVVGSVVGAGVLYLLAGRLTTAPADTPPPTDGGLPNGGGSVVAPGADQGFDRRGFVLAASVAAAASAGAGALGRRLNSSSGAEAAASRTAVSLPAPDVAAPAQPAGADLGIRDVAPFRTPNDAFYRIDTALRVPRVDATRWTLRLHGAGVRTPLTLTFDDLLGRELVERDITLTCVSNQVGGPYVGNARWIGVRLADVLREAGVRAPSVGGPADQLVARSVEGMTIGTPVETVLDGRDALLAVGMNGEPLPFDHGFPVRMVVPGLYGYVSACKWLRELELTTFADYDAYWVKRDWAAQAPIKTQSRIDTPRPLASVPAGTVPVAGVAWAQTRGVARVEVRVDEGPWQRAELAPVATDDTWRQWVWQWPATPGRHRLEVRATDGDGRVQTARRTGTVPDGASGHHSVVVTVD comes from the coding sequence ATGCGGGATGTGAAGACGAACTCGGCACGACGCCTCCGCCTGTCGGCGCTCGGCGCGCTCAGCGGCCTGCTGGCCGCCGCGTCCGCCCTGGGCGCCGCAGAGCTGGTGTCCGCGGCCGTCCGGCCGGAGTCCGCTCCGCTCACCGTCATCGGTGGCTCGGTCATCGACGCGACGCCGCAGGCGGTCAAGGAGTGGGCGGTCCAGACGCTCGGCCCGGACAACAAGACGTGGCTGCGGCGCGGCGTGCTGGTCTTCGTCGCGCTGTTCGCCATGGGCCTCGGCGTGCTCGGCCTGCGTCACCGGCGGATCGCCTCGGCGGGCGTGCTGGTGTTCGGCGTGGTCGGCGTACTGGCCGCGCTGAGCCGCCCGGCCGCCGAGACGGGCGACGTGCTGCCCCCGGTGGTCGGGTCCGTGGTCGGGGCAGGGGTGCTGTACCTGCTGGCGGGACGACTGACCACCGCACCGGCCGACACACCACCACCGACGGACGGCGGGCTGCCGAACGGCGGCGGCTCCGTCGTCGCTCCGGGCGCGGACCAGGGGTTCGACCGGCGGGGATTCGTCCTCGCCGCGTCCGTGGCGGCGGCCGCCTCGGCGGGCGCGGGCGCTCTGGGTCGGCGCCTGAACAGCTCCAGTGGGGCCGAGGCGGCCGCGTCCCGTACCGCTGTGTCACTGCCCGCTCCGGACGTGGCGGCCCCGGCGCAACCCGCCGGTGCGGACCTCGGCATCCGGGACGTCGCACCGTTCCGCACACCGAACGACGCGTTCTACCGCATCGACACGGCCCTCCGGGTGCCCCGGGTGGACGCCACGCGGTGGACCCTGCGCCTCCACGGCGCGGGCGTGCGCACCCCGCTCACGCTCACCTTCGACGACCTGCTCGGGCGGGAGCTGGTCGAGCGGGACATCACCCTCACCTGCGTCTCCAACCAGGTCGGCGGCCCCTACGTCGGCAACGCCCGGTGGATCGGCGTCCGGCTCGCGGACGTGCTGCGGGAGGCGGGCGTACGGGCGCCGTCGGTCGGCGGGCCCGCCGACCAGCTGGTGGCCCGCTCGGTGGAGGGCATGACGATCGGCACGCCGGTCGAGACCGTCCTCGACGGCCGCGACGCCCTCCTGGCCGTCGGCATGAACGGCGAGCCGCTGCCGTTCGACCACGGCTTCCCGGTGCGCATGGTCGTGCCGGGGCTGTACGGGTACGTGTCCGCGTGCAAGTGGCTGCGCGAGCTGGAGCTCACCACGTTCGCCGACTACGACGCCTACTGGGTCAAGCGGGACTGGGCGGCGCAGGCGCCCATCAAGACCCAGTCGCGTATCGACACCCCGCGTCCGCTCGCCTCGGTACCGGCGGGCACGGTGCCGGTGGCCGGGGTCGCCTGGGCACAGACGCGCGGGGTGGCCCGCGTCGAGGTGCGGGTGGACGAAGGCCCCTGGCAGCGTGCCGAGCTGGCGCCCGTCGCCACCGACGACACCTGGCGCCAGTGGGTGTGGCAGTGGCCCGCCACGCCGGGCCGGCACCGGCTGGAGGTGCGCGCCACCGACGGTGACGGGCGCGTCCAGACGGCCCGCCGCACCGGGACCGTCCCCGACGGGGCGTCCGGACATCACTCGGTGGTGGTCACCGTCGACTGA
- a CDS encoding fasciclin domain-containing protein, translating into MNSFRRVRRSAVAVVAAAVLPLAITACGSDGDSASDDSTAAAQEETSEPTDDTEGTEDSDATEDAMTAEPFGPGCAAVPEDGEGSFDGMAQDPVATAASNNPALSTLVTAVTEAGLVDTLNSAEDITVFAPTNDAFAEIPEEDLNALLADKEQLTQVLTYHVVGERLEPADLENGTFKTLAEQEVKTSGSGEEYQVNDSSNVVCGNVQTSNATVYIVDEVLMPQS; encoded by the coding sequence ATGAACAGCTTCCGTCGCGTCCGTCGTTCCGCCGTGGCCGTCGTCGCCGCCGCCGTCCTCCCGCTGGCCATCACCGCCTGCGGCTCCGACGGTGACTCCGCGAGCGACGACTCCACCGCCGCCGCGCAGGAGGAGACCAGCGAGCCCACCGATGACACCGAGGGCACCGAGGACTCGGACGCAACCGAGGACGCCATGACGGCCGAGCCGTTCGGTCCCGGCTGCGCCGCCGTCCCGGAGGACGGCGAGGGCAGCTTCGACGGGATGGCCCAGGACCCGGTCGCCACCGCCGCCTCCAACAACCCGGCCCTGTCCACCCTGGTGACCGCCGTCACGGAGGCCGGACTGGTCGACACGCTCAACAGCGCGGAGGACATCACGGTCTTCGCGCCGACCAACGACGCCTTCGCCGAGATCCCCGAGGAGGACCTGAACGCGCTGCTGGCCGACAAGGAGCAGCTGACGCAGGTGCTGACCTACCACGTCGTCGGTGAGCGCCTGGAGCCCGCCGACCTGGAGAACGGCACCTTCAAGACGCTGGCCGAGCAGGAGGTGAAGACCTCGGGCTCCGGTGAGGAGTACCAGGTCAACGACAGCTCCAACGTCGTGTGCGGCAACGTGCAGACCTCCAACGCCACGGTCTACATCGTGGACGAGGTGCTGATGCCGCAGTCCTGA
- a CDS encoding LysR family transcriptional regulator produces MDLELRHLKVIRAIADAGSLTRAATALGLAQSALSGQLKRIERALGGALFVRDRTGAHPTPLGELVLDRSRVLLPAMRQLEEDARRFARSWGSAPRFRIGGTHGPLLGGLVDRLAGAHPTAPVSTCTAWSVTELADMVAQARLDFALVGVCGDGTPPATGRLEWQFVGRDPVFVMLAEDHPCADEEELELGKLAQERWVAAPGSGCFTDCFTAACTQAGFTPVSLFETDIAACVHLVQVGRAVGLCRATFPPTPGVVTVPLAGTPLSWRHLIGHDRNSPAAEAAPAVVVHARAAHRDAAARSPRYSRWLEANPHFHLGG; encoded by the coding sequence ATGGACCTGGAGCTACGGCACCTGAAGGTGATCCGCGCGATAGCCGACGCGGGGAGCCTCACCCGTGCGGCCACCGCGCTCGGCCTCGCACAGTCCGCGCTGAGCGGACAGCTCAAGCGGATCGAACGCGCCCTCGGCGGGGCTTTGTTCGTCCGCGACCGCACCGGCGCCCATCCGACGCCGCTCGGCGAGCTCGTTCTGGACCGCTCGCGCGTCCTGCTGCCCGCGATGCGTCAACTGGAGGAGGACGCGCGTCGGTTCGCCCGCTCCTGGGGCTCGGCTCCGCGCTTCCGGATCGGCGGCACCCACGGGCCGCTGCTGGGCGGCCTGGTGGACCGTCTGGCCGGTGCCCACCCCACGGCTCCGGTGAGCACCTGCACGGCCTGGTCGGTGACCGAACTGGCCGACATGGTGGCGCAGGCCCGGCTCGACTTCGCTCTGGTCGGCGTGTGCGGGGACGGTACGCCCCCGGCGACCGGGCGGTTGGAGTGGCAGTTCGTCGGGCGCGACCCGGTCTTCGTGATGCTGGCCGAGGACCATCCGTGCGCGGACGAGGAGGAGCTGGAGCTGGGCAAGCTCGCCCAGGAACGGTGGGTCGCGGCCCCGGGGAGCGGCTGCTTCACCGACTGCTTCACCGCCGCCTGCACCCAGGCGGGGTTCACCCCCGTCTCCCTCTTCGAGACGGACATCGCGGCCTGTGTGCACCTGGTCCAGGTGGGGCGGGCCGTCGGACTGTGCCGGGCGACGTTCCCCCCGACACCCGGCGTGGTGACGGTGCCCCTGGCCGGGACGCCGCTGAGCTGGCGTCACCTGATCGGCCACGACCGCAACTCCCCGGCGGCCGAGGCGGCACCCGCCGTCGTCGTGCACGCGCGCGCGGCGCACCGGGACGCGGCCGCCCGCAGCCCGCGCTACAGCCGCTGGCTGGAGGCCAACCCCCATTTCCACCTGGGTGGTTGA
- a CDS encoding S1 family peptidase: protein MLHRTRVIAGAAVAIAALGISTLPATAGAAEAPKADTAAQLPAGMLKAMERDLGLTQAQAKTRVANEAEASTLAPRLEKALGDEFSGAWVTGPTAELVVATADRGQAAAIERAGARAEVVEHSLAELESVRAKLDRAAKGDKKNAADAAVWYVDTRSNSVVVHAEDTAAAKKFVAASGADRDAVKVVRSDEQPRPLYDIVGGDAYYMGSGGRCSVGFSVRRGSTPGFATAGHCGRYGTSTSGYNGASQGTFQGSSFPGNDMAWVAVNSNWNPTPYVRGSSYRVAGSNQAPVGSSICRSGSTTGWHCGYVQQYNSTVRYPQGTVYGLVRTSVCAEPGDSGGSYISGSQAQGVTSGGSGNCSSGGTTYHQPINEILNSYGLTLVTG from the coding sequence ATGCTCCACAGGACACGTGTGATCGCGGGCGCCGCCGTGGCGATCGCCGCACTGGGCATCTCGACGCTCCCCGCCACCGCGGGAGCGGCCGAGGCCCCCAAGGCCGACACCGCCGCCCAGCTGCCCGCCGGCATGCTGAAGGCCATGGAACGCGACCTCGGCCTCACCCAGGCCCAGGCCAAGACGCGGGTCGCGAACGAGGCCGAGGCGAGCACGCTCGCCCCCCGGCTGGAGAAGGCACTCGGCGACGAGTTCAGCGGCGCGTGGGTGACGGGCCCCACCGCCGAACTGGTCGTCGCGACCGCCGACCGCGGCCAGGCCGCCGCGATCGAGCGGGCCGGCGCGAGAGCCGAGGTCGTCGAGCACAGCCTGGCCGAGCTGGAGTCGGTCCGGGCGAAGCTGGACCGGGCCGCGAAGGGCGACAAGAAGAACGCCGCCGACGCCGCCGTGTGGTACGTCGACACCCGCTCCAACAGCGTCGTCGTGCACGCCGAGGACACGGCCGCCGCCAAGAAGTTCGTCGCCGCGAGCGGCGCGGACCGCGACGCCGTCAAGGTCGTGCGCTCCGACGAGCAGCCCCGGCCGCTGTACGACATCGTGGGCGGCGACGCCTACTACATGGGCAGCGGCGGCCGCTGCTCGGTCGGCTTCTCCGTGCGCCGCGGGTCCACCCCGGGCTTCGCGACCGCCGGGCACTGCGGTCGGTACGGCACGTCCACCTCCGGCTACAACGGGGCCTCGCAGGGCACCTTCCAGGGGTCCTCGTTCCCCGGCAACGACATGGCCTGGGTGGCTGTGAACAGCAACTGGAACCCGACGCCGTACGTGCGTGGCAGCAGCTACCGCGTGGCCGGTTCGAACCAGGCCCCCGTCGGTTCGTCCATCTGCCGCTCCGGCTCGACGACCGGCTGGCACTGCGGCTACGTCCAGCAGTACAACTCCACCGTCCGGTACCCGCAGGGCACCGTCTACGGTCTGGTCCGCACGAGCGTCTGCGCCGAACCGGGTGACTCCGGCGGCTCGTACATCTCCGGCAGCCAGGCCCAGGGCGTGACGTCCGGCGGCTCGGGCAACTGCTCCTCCGGCGGCACCACGTACCACCAGCCGATCAACGAGATCCTGAACTCCTACGGTCTCACGCTGGTGACCGGCTGA
- a CDS encoding 4a-hydroxytetrahydrobiopterin dehydratase → MPAPEHLSDAALSTALADLPGWRHERHRLTRTYRLPGHLPAAALVMHIAALHEELDHHSDVALGYDTVGVAVNTHSVGGRVTELDTRLARRIEEIAAGHGAR, encoded by the coding sequence ATGCCCGCACCCGAGCACCTCAGCGACGCCGCACTGTCGACCGCACTCGCCGACCTGCCCGGCTGGCGGCACGAGCGCCATCGGCTGACCCGCACCTACCGCCTGCCCGGCCATCTGCCGGCCGCCGCCCTGGTCATGCACATCGCCGCACTCCACGAGGAGCTGGACCACCACTCCGACGTGGCGCTCGGCTACGACACCGTCGGCGTCGCGGTGAACACCCACAGCGTCGGCGGTCGCGTCACGGAGCTGGACACGCGACTGGCCCGCCGGATCGAGGAGATCGCGGCGGGCCATGGTGCGCGCTGA